In a genomic window of Gossypium arboreum isolate Shixiya-1 chromosome 9, ASM2569848v2, whole genome shotgun sequence:
- the LOC108457279 gene encoding U11/U12 small nuclear ribonucleoprotein 35 kDa protein: protein MSSNINSVFYAESYHPIQAGSIDGTDILPHDNAVYRALLCSNAALYDPTGDPKIIGDPYCTVFVGRLSHLTTEPTLHKAMSKYGRIKNLRLVRHIVTGASRRFAFVEFETEREMRRAYQDAHHAIIDDAEIIVDYNRQKLMPGWIPRRLGGGLGGRKESGQLRFGGRERPFRAPLQPIPYEDLKKLGITPPPEGRYMSRFQVPSPPRKPRKLVEKEEYSYKRSSVDREELSQRSSSMERDEHRRTVGRKQDSRKRSYVEEESQYGKSSEDRPECSPNTTSIETDHDYKWRTLDREEHYHSRSNAEGGEISRKRSSRDKEELPSKRHRHYSRSNH, encoded by the exons ATGAGCAGCAACATAAACTCGGTGTTCTACGCAGAGTCGTACCATCCTATTCAAGCTGGCAGCATCGACGGCACCGACATCCTCCCTCACGATAACGCCGTTTACCGAGCTCTTCTCTGCTCTAATGCTGCCCTCT ATGACCCTACGGGTGACCCCAAGATCATTGGTGATCCTTACTGCACCGTTTTCGTCGGTCGCCTATCCCACTTGACCACGGAACCCACTCTCCATAAG GCTATGAGCAAATACGGCCGAATCAAAAACTTGCGCTTAGTCCGCCATATCG TGACAGGGGCATCACGGCGTTTTGCTTTTGTTGAATTTGAAACTGAGAGAGAAATGCGTCGTGCATATCAG GACGCTCACCATGCAATTATTGATGACGCTGAAATTATTGTTGATTATAACAGGCAAAAGTTGATGCCTGGGTGGATTCCTAGAAGATTAG GAGGGGGTCTTGGTGGTAGAAAAGAGTCGGGACAGCTTCGTTTTGGGGGACGAGAAAGACCATTTAGAGCTCCCTT GCAGCCGATTCCTTATGAAGATTTGAAAAAACTTGGAATAACTCCTCCACCTGAAGGAAGATACATGTCTCGTTTCCAG GTCCCATCACCCCCTCGAAAACCAAGGAAGTTGGTGGAGAAGGAAGAATACTCTTACAAGAGGAGCTCTGTGGACAGAGAAGAATTATCCCAAAGAAGTAGCTCGATGGAGAGGGATGAACACAGACGGACAGTGGGGAGAAAGCAAGACTCCAGAAAAAGGAGTTATGTGGAGGAAGAATCCCAATATGGAAAAAGCTCTGAGGATAGGCCTGAGTGTTCTCCGAACACAACTTCTATAGAGACGGATCATGACTATAAGTGGCGTACTCTGGACAGAGAGGAGCACTATCATTCCAGGAGCAATGCAGAGGGGGGAGAAATCTCTCGGAAAAGGAGCTCTAGGGATAAGGAAGAACTCCCTAGCAAGCGCCATAGACATTATAGCCGGTCCAATCATTAA
- the LOC108457280 gene encoding uncharacterized protein LOC108457280 — translation MSSPLSRDVVLSRSAYLTREELLKRRLQHLRKLSRCYRDHYWALMENLKIQYRNYYWKFGISPSKQNGNQQLADAQVVVNPIFDNIESPPADNVHVDNNFSSNFKNNQHCLFVGCKFKAMALTRFCHLHILSDSKQKLYKACTYVIKSAHAGPITCGKPILRSAIPSLCTVHFQKTQKHVNRALKKASLNVSSSSKLAPMFHVIVAEYVHQIQAKRRAASWGISSKATIKEECAT, via the exons ATGTCTTCTCCTCTATCACGGGACGTGGTTCTCTCACGCAGCGCCTATCTCACGCGCGAAGAGCTCCTGAAGCGCCGATTGCAGCACTTGAGGAAGCTTTCTCGATGTTACAGAGACCATTACTGGGCTCTTATGGAAAACCTCAAGATCCAGTACAGGAACTATTATTGGAAGTTTGGTATCAGTCCTTCAAAGCAAAATGGTAATCAACAGCTAGCTGATGCCCAAGTTGTTGTTAATCCCATTTTCGATAACATTGAAAGCCCCCCTGCTGATAATGttcatgttgataataattttaGTTCGAATTTTAAGAATAATCAACATTGTTTGTTCGTTGGATGTAAGTTCAAAGCCATGGCTTTGACTAGATTTTGTCATCTCCATATTCTCTCCGATTCCAAGCAGAAGCTTTATAAGGCTTGCACTTATGTCATCAAAAG TGCTCATGCGGGACCTATAACATGTGGAAAGCCCATACTGAGATCCGCCATTCCTTCTCTCTGTACCGTGCACTTCCAAAAGACTCAGAAACATGTTAACAGGGCCTTGAAGAAAGCAAGTCTTAATGTTTCGTCATCAAGTAAGCTTGCTCCTATGTTTCATGTCATAGTGGCAGAATATGTACATCAAATCCAAGCCAAAAGAAGAGCTGCCTCTTGGGGAATCAGTAGTAAAGCTACTATCAAGGAAGAATGTGCCACCTGA
- the LOC108454426 gene encoding uncharacterized protein LOC108454426: MAFAFLSTLQNIWPLSVFKFDDLRVSRDLVHKLSIPDHTKKFVFAVRPPHSHSVIYVLSAQNLSERSAADAECLIRAIRPDAVVAQIGHSALSDIQSEDTLVDSTVPTSSFEVLRRCFVDKINKDQFDNVAGKLVLREIFGVGFHGHILAAKRAAREIGSAFMVLDSPLQDNFLAYDNDSSKEVEAGSKIQGLVSRLVPQEGTLVPVPKFMRFYITNDVQSQMVKLLSSHIDLLESGSVSEVRSNEFLLTGSYEAPSFAQSIYPLLLDLHDIFVDLPSIGRALAVSQKLLLDVNRGEAVDIRIMSEVYTFRIAVEALRIALNNAGRLPIDKLRNGRTFEIGFSQLPFEDKSHAILAQALQSQAKKFKTVVAIVDASSLAGLRTNWNTPVPPEVKDLVAHLVVDDVGDGDTSDHTDNKRSLSNKPVVAVGVGATTVLGASSMSKVIPASNFMKVVTLNVPASVKLVMTQTQKVVGIALGKTLGPSKLVAPGLASSGGNSSLFKAAVSAKKIRTVVHGVIASAEKTSLSAMRTAFYEIMRRRPVQPTGVLPWATFGCSIATCASLLAYGDGIECAAESLPAAPSIASLGRGIQSLQQASQAVRQTDDNRIQKSIERLMYRLKKAKIQ, from the coding sequence ATGGCCTTTGCTTTCCTATCCACGCTACAAAATATATGGCCACTTTCGGTGTTCAAATTCGATGATTTAAGAGTCTCCCGTGACTTGGTTCATAAGCTTTCAATACCTGACCACACTAAAAAGTTTGTTTTTGCTGTTAGACCACCACACTCTCACTCTGTCATTTACGTACTTTCTGCTCAGAACTTATCTGAGAGGTCAGCTGCTGATGCCGAGTGTCTTATTAGAGCAATTAGACCAGATGCTGTCGTAGCTCAGATTGGTCACTCGGCTCTCTCTGATATTCAATCTGAAGACACCCTTGTTGATAGCACTGTTCCCACTTCCTCTTTTGAAGTACTCAGACGATGCTTTGTTGATAAGATTAACAAGGACCAGTTTGATAATGTGGCTGGTAAATTGGTTCTGAGAGAGATTTTTGGTGTTGGTTTTCATGGCCATATCTTGGCTGCCAAGAGGGCAGCAAGGGAGATTGGTTCAGCTTTTATGGTGCTTGACTCACCATTACAAGATAATTTTCTTGCATATGATAATGATTCCTCCAAGGAGGTTGAGGCAGGGAGCAAAATTCAAGGTCTAGTTAGTAGATTAGTTCCACAAGAAGGCACTCTGGTTCCAGTTCCCAAGTTTATGAGGTTCTACATTACCAATGATGTTCAGTCACAAATGGTGAAGTTGTTATCTTCACATATAGATTTATTGGAGTCAGGTTCAGTTTCTGAGGTGAGGTCAAATGAATTTCTGTTGACGGGGAGTTATGAGGCTCCATCATTTGCTCAATCAATTTATCCACTGCTTTTGGATCTGCATGATATATTTGTTGATCTTCCTTCAATTGGAAGGGCACTAGCAGTTTCACAAAAGCTGCTTTTAGATGTAAATAGAGGGGAAGCCGTGGATATCAGAATAATGTCAGAAGTTTACACTTTCAGAATTGCTGTTGAAGCACTGAGAATTGCACTTAACAACGCTGGCCGGCTACCCATTGACAAATTACGAAATGGCAGAACATTTGAGATTGGTTTTTCTCAGCTCCCCTTTGAGGACAAGTCACATGCAATCCTTGCACAGGCTCTTCAAAGTCAGGCTAAGAAGTTCAAGACCGTAGTAGCCATCGTGGATGCTAGTAGCTTGGCTGGTCTCAGAACCAATTGGAATACTCCTGTTCCTCCAGAGGTCAAGGATTTAGTTGCCCATCTTGTTGTGGATGATGTAGGCGATGGGGACACCTCAGACCACACTGATAATAAGCGGTCATTATCTAATAAACCTGTGGTGGCAGTAGGTGTTGGTGCTACAACTGTTTTAGGAGCTTCATCTATGTCTAAAGTTATTCCTGCATCAAACTTCATGAAGGTTGTGACTTTGAATGTTCCTGCTTCAGTTAAGCTAGTTATGACTCAGACCCAGAAGGTCGTTGGAATTGCTCTTGGTAAAACTCTTGGTCCATCAAAATTGGTGGCTCCTGGACTTGCAAGTTCCGGAGGGAATTCATCTCTCTTCAAGGCAGCTGTTTCAGCTAAAAAAATCCGGACGGTGGTCCATGGCGTTATTGCCTCAGCTGAAAAAACCAGTTTATCAGCCATGAGAACAGCTTTCTATGAAATAATGAGGAGAAGGCCAGTGCAGCCGACTGGGGTCCTACCATGGGCTACTTTTGGGTGTAGTATTGCAACTTGCGCAAGTTTGCTTGCATATGGAGATGGTATTGAATGTGCTGCTGAGTCTCTTCCTGCAGCACCCTCAATTGCCAGTTTGGGTCGTGGGATTCAGAGTTTACAGCAGGCATCTCAGGCAGTGAGGCAGACAGATGACAACAGAATACAAAAATCTATAGAACGCTTAATGTACAGGTTGAAGAAAGCAAAGATTCAGTAG
- the LOC108456002 gene encoding polygalacturonase-like, which yields MEQATNSIERKKTEQAANSIVFLAFVLLFFASPGVADPLTYNVLNYGAKPDDNFDSTQALVAAWTLACGSINPATIYVPPGRFLVRNVVFRGQCKNNGIVFRIDGTLVAPSDYKVIGSTGNWLFFEHVNGVSIYGGILDGQGTGLWTCKRSGKGCPSGATSLGFSNSRSIEIRGLTSLNSQMYHIVINGCNNVKVEGVRVSASGNSPNTDGIHVQSSSGVTILNTRIGTGDDCVSVGPGTNNLWIEKVACGPGHGISIGSLGKEVEEAGVQNVTVKTVAFTGTENGVRIKSWGRQSSGFARNILFQHAVMTDVQNPIVIDQHYCPDEKSCPGQVSGVKISDVTYQDIHGKSATEVAVKFDCSSEYPCSNIRLEDVKLTYRNKAAEASCSNADGTASGFVQPSSCL from the exons atggaacaGGCAACCAATTctattgaaagaaaaaaaacggAACAGGCAGCCAATTCTATTGTTTTTCTTGCATTTGTTCTACTTTTCTTCGCTTCACCTGGGGTAGCTGATCCATTGACTTATAACGTTCTTAACTATGGAGCCAAACCCGATGACAATTTTGACTCAACCCAAGCCTTGGTTGCTGCATGGACTTTGGCCTGTGGCTCCATCAATCCCGCAACTATTTACGTCCCGCCTGGGAGGTTTTTGGTGCGCAATGTTGTTTTTCGTGGACAGTGCAAGAACAATGGTATTGTTTTTCGTATCGATGGCACGCTTGTTGCTCCATCGGATTATAAGGTTATTGGAAGTACCGGAAACTGGCTTTTCTTTGAGCATGTAAACGGTGTTTCGATTTACGGTGGGATACTTGATGGTCAGGGCACTGGCTTATGGACTTGCAAGAGGTCAGGCAAAGGCTGTCCCAGCGGGGCAACG TCCTTAGGCTTCAGCAATTCGCGGAGCATTGAAATAAGAGGATTAACATCGCTAAACAGCCAAATGTATCATATTGTCATCAATGGTTGTAACAACGTAAAAGTGGAAGGTGTAAGAGTGTCAGCCTCTGGGAATAGCCCAAACACCGATGGCATTCATGTGCAATCATCGAGCGGCGTCACCATTCTGAACACCAGAATCGGAACAGGCGATGATTGTGTCTCGGTTGGGCCCGGCACCAACAATCTATGGATTGAGAAGGTGGCATGTGGACCTGGCCATGGGATCAGCATTGGGAGTCTTGGGAAAGAAGTTGAAGAAGCTGGTGTGCAGAATGTGACGGTTAAAACAGTTGCATTTACTGGCACTGAAAATGGGGTGAGAATAAAGTCATGGGGGAGACAAAGCTCTGGTTTTGCTAGGAACATACTTTTTCAGCATGCAGTCATGACCGATGTCCAAAACCCCATCGTCATTGATCAACATTACTGCCCAGATGAAAAGAGCTGCCCTGGTCAG GTTTCGGGAGTAAAAATTAGCGATGTGACATACCAAGACATCCATGGAAAATCAGCGACAGAAGTAGCAGTGAAGTTTGATTGTAGCTCAGAATATCCTTGCAGTAATATAAGGCTGGAGGACGTGAAGCTCACTTACAGAAACAAAGCAGCTGAAGCATCCTGTAGTAATGCTGATGGAACCGCTTCTGGTTTTGTTCAGCCCTCAAGCTGCTTGTAG